Proteins co-encoded in one bacterium genomic window:
- a CDS encoding proton-conducting transporter membrane subunit codes for MILLILLLPFLGAFLRKFFPKRFSLFIATLITLIEILLIFYFVQITENVYEMKFDLGGILFIYDDLGIIFSITSCFIAFLIFLYSFGYFKEEKERDYFSFWGLIFLGSMLGVIFSDNLISLYFFWEIAGLCSYRLIGFYREKEHLLKADKAFMITVAGAGIMFLSFAYIYSITGTFSLSEMKGISVSPFVFLLFFIGVITKSATFPFHTWLPDASVAPTPVTAFLHAAVLVKIGIYGLLRIFWKTLTVEGNIVWALYLCIFSSLIAGIVALIENDFKKILAYSTVSQLGFLITGILTFNNTGISGSLIFYIAHALGKGGLFLTAGLMEKVFKTKDITKMGGVMKNMPFLTFGYLFSMFSVIGIPPFAGFFGKINIIMGVLKNHLLFAGFFLIISSILTLLYLWRTFKYVFIFENATSNFDFNYKGSKIMTFSILTLGLFSFLIGIMLFFVKGGIFGY; via the coding sequence ATGATACTATTAATTTTACTTTTGCCTTTTTTAGGAGCATTTTTGAGAAAGTTTTTTCCAAAGAGATTTTCTCTTTTTATTGCAACTTTAATTACACTTATAGAAATTTTACTGATTTTTTATTTTGTTCAAATTACAGAAAATGTTTATGAAATGAAGTTTGATTTGGGTGGTATTTTATTCATATATGATGACCTTGGAATAATCTTTTCAATTACATCATGCTTTATTGCTTTTTTAATTTTTCTTTATTCCTTTGGATACTTTAAAGAGGAAAAAGAAAGGGATTATTTCAGTTTCTGGGGTTTGATTTTTCTCGGAAGTATGCTCGGAGTTATTTTTTCAGACAATTTAATTTCTCTTTATTTTTTCTGGGAAATTGCAGGTCTATGTTCTTATAGATTAATCGGGTTTTATAGAGAAAAAGAGCATCTTCTGAAAGCAGACAAAGCATTTATGATAACAGTTGCAGGTGCTGGAATTATGTTTTTATCTTTTGCATACATATATTCAATTACAGGGACTTTTTCTCTTTCTGAAATGAAAGGCATTTCTGTTTCTCCTTTTGTTTTTCTTTTGTTTTTTATAGGGGTTATAACAAAATCAGCAACTTTTCCTTTTCATACATGGCTTCCAGATGCTTCAGTTGCTCCCACTCCTGTTACTGCATTTCTTCATGCAGCAGTTCTTGTAAAAATTGGTATTTATGGACTTTTAAGGATTTTCTGGAAGACACTAACAGTTGAAGGAAATATTGTCTGGGCATTGTATCTATGTATATTCAGCAGTTTAATAGCAGGTATTGTTGCTTTGATTGAAAATGATTTTAAAAAAATTCTTGCTTATTCAACTGTAAGTCAACTTGGATTTTTAATAACAGGTATCCTTACTTTTAATAATACAGGCATATCAGGGTCTTTAATTTTTTATATTGCACATGCTCTTGGAAAAGGAGGATTATTTTTAACTGCAGGACTTATGGAAAAAGTTTTTAAAACAAAAGATATAACAAAAATGGGTGGAGTTATGAAAAATATGCCCTTTTTAACTTTTGGGTATCTTTTTTCAATGTTTTCTGTTATAGGAATTCCACCTTTTGCTGGTTTTTTTGGTAAAATCAATATCATAATGGGCGTCTTAAAAAATCATTTACTGTTTGCTGGCTTTTTTTTAATTATAAGTTCAATACTTACACTTTTATATTTATGGAGAACATTTAAGTATGTTTTTATATTTGAAAATGCAACTTCTAATTTTGATTTTAATTATAAGGGCTCAAAAATAATGACTTTTTCTATTTTAACACTTGGTCTTTTTTCTTTTTTAATAGGTATAATGTTATTTTTTGTTAAAGGAGGAATTTTTGGATATTAA
- a CDS encoding NAD(P)H-dependent oxidoreductase, giving the protein MRKILIVYYTLGGNTEKAAEIIKKGIESEGLEVVLKKGIDADIDDLLSCDGIVIGSPDYFSYMAGGLKDFFDRTFYPSRGKVEGKPYFAFLTHGGGGKAIESIEKIAASFKFKKVLDPILIKNAPNKEDEEKLIEAGKKFARIIKG; this is encoded by the coding sequence ATGAGAAAAATATTGATTGTTTATTATACTCTTGGTGGAAATACTGAAAAAGCAGCAGAAATTATAAAAAAAGGAATTGAGAGTGAAGGGCTTGAAGTAGTACTGAAAAAGGGAATAGATGCAGATATTGACGATTTACTTTCCTGTGATGGTATAGTTATTGGTTCGCCTGATTATTTCAGTTATATGGCTGGAGGACTGAAGGACTTTTTTGACAGGACTTTTTATCCTTCAAGGGGAAAAGTTGAAGGAAAACCATATTTTGCCTTTTTAACTCATGGTGGAGGTGGAAAAGCAATTGAAAGTATAGAAAAAATTGCTGCAAGTTTTAAATTTAAAAAAGTTTTAGACCCGATACTTATAAAAAATGCACCAAATAAAGAAGATGAGGAAAAACTTATAGAAGCAGGAAAGAAGTTTGCAAGGATTATTAAAGGATGA